The following coding sequences are from one Mycolicibacterium aichiense window:
- a CDS encoding AurF N-oxygenase family protein: MAASTRTAPPPSREEFSARLLNGSARKSYAPVVDIDWDSPVVPDTFFLPPRMVSLYGTQMWQEMSREQQIELSRQEFINLLSAGVWFENILNQALLRGLMHADVTAASTHYSLTELGDETRHMVMFGRAIAAVHGKPFQPSRIQRMTINLLPLVFQKTVLWIAALVGEEIFDALQREILDDPDIQPIVRRVMRIHVTEEARHIQFARDGARRDVPTMKRRNRFLLATIHGAGGPFYRYLFTNRAVYRRVGLDGHEGRRQARANPYFHDTTRTGFAPLAAFLEEIGLMNRISRRMWTRSNFL, translated from the coding sequence TCGGCCCGCAAGTCCTACGCCCCCGTCGTCGACATCGACTGGGACAGCCCCGTCGTGCCCGACACGTTCTTTCTCCCGCCCCGCATGGTGTCGCTCTACGGCACCCAGATGTGGCAGGAGATGAGCCGCGAACAGCAGATCGAGCTGTCCCGGCAGGAGTTCATCAACCTGCTCTCGGCCGGCGTGTGGTTCGAGAACATCCTCAACCAGGCGCTGCTGCGCGGCCTCATGCACGCCGATGTCACCGCAGCGTCCACCCACTACTCGCTCACCGAACTCGGCGACGAGACCCGCCACATGGTCATGTTCGGCCGGGCCATCGCGGCCGTCCACGGTAAACCGTTCCAGCCCAGCCGGATCCAGCGGATGACCATCAACCTGCTGCCGCTGGTGTTCCAGAAGACCGTGCTGTGGATCGCCGCGCTGGTAGGGGAGGAGATCTTCGACGCACTGCAGCGGGAGATCCTCGACGATCCGGACATCCAGCCAATTGTCCGCCGGGTCATGCGAATTCACGTCACCGAGGAAGCGCGCCACATTCAGTTCGCCCGCGACGGCGCCCGCCGAGACGTCCCGACCATGAAGCGGCGAAACCGCTTCCTGCTCGCCACGATCCACGGCGCCGGCGGCCCGTTCTACCGCTACCTGTTCACCAACCGCGCCGTGTACCGCCGTGTCGGGCTCGACGGGCATGAAGGCCGACGGCAGGCCCGCGCCAATCCGTATTTCCACGACACCACGCGAACCGGATTCGCGCCGCTGGCGGCGTTTCTGGAGGAGATCGGGCTGATGAACCGGATCAGCCGGCGCATGTGGACGCGGAGCAACTTCCTGTGA
- a CDS encoding DUF4873 domain-containing protein, translating to MTADDSGIFDGEAELEVDGVRCPVRVRLAGHLNPIDGRYHWQGLAYGAPDAVTAGAPAQLVIGSRSVAVKLVERVPSGQLMVSGVGAPPYDLLPV from the coding sequence GTGACGGCCGACGACAGCGGTATTTTCGACGGCGAGGCCGAACTGGAGGTGGACGGCGTGCGCTGTCCCGTCCGGGTGCGCCTCGCCGGGCACCTCAACCCGATCGACGGGCGCTACCACTGGCAGGGTCTCGCATACGGCGCTCCCGACGCCGTGACAGCGGGCGCTCCCGCCCAGCTGGTCATCGGAAGCCGAAGCGTCGCAGTGAAACTCGTCGAGCGAGTCCCGTCCGGTCAACTGATGGTCAGCGGTGTCGGCGCGCCGCCCTACGACCTGCTGCCGGTCTGA
- a CDS encoding PAS and ANTAR domain-containing protein codes for MSGRHDDRRDESRRRSDARPPQAGDLSRIGWVRYFFADDRWEWSDEVARMHGYEPGTVTPTTELVLSHKHPDDRDELSELLQRIRRTREPFSTRHRIRDKHGRIHHVVVVGNQLRDDAGEIIGSDGFYIDMSGDLRSAQEQVSNEVEDIAARRSPIDQAKGMLMMVYSISADAAFDLLRWRSQETNVKLRDLAQQVTTDFQSVPHDGAMPARSVYDELLMTAHLRVGGID; via the coding sequence ATGTCGGGGCGGCACGATGATCGACGGGATGAGTCCCGCCGCCGGAGCGACGCGCGTCCGCCCCAAGCCGGCGACCTGTCCCGGATCGGATGGGTGAGATACTTTTTCGCCGACGACCGCTGGGAGTGGTCCGACGAGGTGGCCCGCATGCATGGCTACGAGCCCGGCACCGTCACCCCGACCACCGAATTGGTGCTCTCCCACAAGCATCCGGACGACCGCGACGAACTGAGCGAGCTGCTGCAGCGCATACGCCGCACCCGTGAGCCGTTCAGCACCCGACACCGTATCCGCGACAAGCACGGACGAATCCACCACGTCGTCGTGGTGGGCAACCAGCTGCGCGACGACGCCGGCGAGATCATCGGCAGTGACGGCTTCTACATCGACATGTCCGGCGACCTCCGCAGCGCTCAGGAGCAGGTGAGCAACGAGGTCGAGGACATCGCCGCCCGTCGCTCGCCCATCGATCAGGCCAAAGGGATGCTGATGATGGTCTACAGCATCAGTGCCGATGCGGCCTTCGACCTACTGCGCTGGCGCTCGCAAGAGACCAATGTGAAGCTGCGCGACCTCGCTCAACAGGTCACTACCGATTTTCAGAGCGTGCCTCACGACGGCGCCATGCCTGCCAGGTCGGTGTACGACGAACTGCTGATGACCGCGCATCTGCGCGTCGGCGGCATCGACTAG
- a CDS encoding WXG100 family type VII secretion target — MAEPLKVDPESLVTSGGVLDQHSQNVFATHTQADQTIESSLFSWVGQSQSALAAKAATWSTVTTTLTTRLYEHAEGLRVSGMTFAAMDQRDAEELADVYRPNGQARDA, encoded by the coding sequence ATGGCCGAGCCGCTGAAGGTCGATCCGGAGTCGCTGGTCACTTCGGGCGGAGTGTTGGATCAGCATTCGCAGAACGTGTTCGCCACCCACACCCAGGCGGATCAGACCATCGAGTCGTCACTGTTCAGCTGGGTGGGGCAATCGCAGTCCGCCCTGGCGGCGAAAGCTGCCACCTGGTCCACGGTGACGACGACCCTGACTACGCGCTTGTACGAGCATGCCGAAGGCCTGCGGGTCAGTGGTATGACGTTCGCTGCGATGGATCAGCGCGACGCCGAGGAACTCGCCGACGTCTATCGGCCGAACGGTCAGGCGCGTGACGCTTAG
- a CDS encoding alpha/beta hydrolase: MTLSVADIERWDPEAVREVFHAASARSGASTDAARASEQLPAFESWGGVSADAARDAIHKTRVDLDAHAREALAVAQAAQKAAQDIEKVKIELRELKDDARGEGLDVDPATNSVVKGPGFKGTAADLASKIADCQSRLNAILAEANGVDAELAAAINMADGTLPIPDAQPTPPPPPESTPPEDVKKWWDSLTPEQQQAELRDNPPYMGNLNGIPVEARDVANQTAMRTDIENIEEAASRHGVSAQDVINDPFRYGCTPDDVTRYTNAVKVEQALEDDQLATGAQTFLQVYQPTKFDGQGRAAIAIGNPDKAANTTVVVPGTSHSVTEGWLSASDATNLYNEAVKADPSRSASVVAWMGYDAPNSLTDPQVAQTSLAHQGGALLAADVNGLNVTHGPGPSHMTVMGHSYGSTTVADAAAGYGMHTNDAILIGSPGTDMAKSAADFHLAPGGHVFVGAASTDPVTQLGGLPQVHIPGTGVNLALGTDPAVDGFGSTRFKAEVPGWTINDHSHYFQRGTESLFSMADIVSGHGDALALDGMTAPHRSDNILTDIGVLPSDPELFRAPTSGHYH; the protein is encoded by the coding sequence GTGACGCTTAGCGTCGCAGACATCGAGCGATGGGATCCCGAAGCCGTCCGGGAAGTTTTTCACGCAGCGTCCGCGCGCAGCGGAGCCTCGACCGACGCGGCGCGCGCCTCCGAACAGCTGCCGGCGTTTGAGTCCTGGGGCGGGGTGTCCGCGGACGCCGCCCGCGATGCGATACACAAGACGCGGGTAGACCTGGATGCCCATGCCCGCGAAGCGCTTGCGGTGGCCCAAGCCGCGCAGAAGGCCGCACAGGACATCGAGAAGGTGAAGATCGAACTGCGCGAGCTCAAGGACGATGCAAGAGGCGAAGGGCTCGACGTCGACCCTGCCACCAACTCGGTGGTGAAGGGTCCGGGCTTCAAGGGCACGGCCGCGGATCTGGCGTCGAAGATCGCTGACTGCCAGAGCCGGCTGAACGCAATCCTGGCCGAAGCCAACGGTGTTGACGCCGAACTGGCCGCGGCGATCAACATGGCGGACGGCACGCTGCCGATCCCGGACGCGCAGCCCACCCCGCCGCCACCGCCGGAGTCGACCCCACCCGAGGACGTCAAGAAGTGGTGGGACTCGCTGACGCCCGAACAGCAGCAGGCCGAATTGCGGGACAACCCACCGTATATGGGCAACCTCAACGGGATTCCCGTCGAGGCCCGTGACGTGGCGAACCAGACTGCCATGCGGACTGACATCGAGAACATCGAGGAAGCCGCCAGCCGGCACGGGGTCTCTGCCCAAGACGTGATCAACGACCCATTCCGCTACGGCTGCACCCCGGACGACGTCACGCGCTACACCAACGCGGTCAAAGTCGAACAGGCACTCGAAGACGATCAGCTGGCAACCGGCGCCCAGACATTCCTTCAGGTGTATCAGCCGACGAAGTTCGATGGTCAGGGCCGCGCGGCGATCGCGATCGGCAACCCCGACAAGGCCGCCAACACCACGGTGGTGGTGCCGGGCACCAGTCACAGCGTCACCGAGGGCTGGCTCAGCGCCAGCGATGCCACCAACCTGTACAACGAAGCCGTGAAAGCCGACCCCAGCCGATCGGCGTCCGTGGTCGCCTGGATGGGTTACGACGCGCCGAACAGCCTGACCGATCCGCAAGTCGCACAGACCTCGCTGGCGCACCAGGGCGGCGCGCTGCTCGCCGCGGATGTCAACGGCCTGAACGTCACTCACGGTCCAGGCCCGTCGCACATGACCGTCATGGGGCACTCCTACGGCTCGACGACGGTGGCCGACGCCGCAGCGGGCTACGGAATGCACACCAACGACGCCATCCTCATCGGTTCACCGGGTACCGATATGGCCAAGAGTGCCGCCGACTTTCACCTCGCCCCGGGTGGGCATGTTTTCGTCGGCGCCGCCTCGACCGACCCGGTGACCCAGCTCGGCGGTCTTCCTCAGGTGCACATCCCGGGTACCGGAGTGAATCTGGCGCTGGGCACCGACCCCGCTGTGGACGGGTTCGGCTCGACGCGCTTCAAAGCCGAAGTGCCCGGCTGGACCATCAACGACCACAGCCACTACTTCCAGCGTGGCACCGAGTCCTTGTTCAGCATGGCCGACATCGTGTCCGGCCACGGCGACGCCCTTGCCCTCGACGGTATGACCGCACCGCATCGCAGCGACAACATCCTCACCGACATCGGTGTGCTGCCGTCGGATCCCGAACTGTTTCGTGCCCCGACATCAGGCCACTACCACTAG
- a CDS encoding phosphotransferase, protein MSSPALSVPADFAEVSPSWMTDALAAHYPGATVSDVAIDLRDDGTNRRARLRLCYSEGTGPTTVFVKAADPDHKELIRMTSGMFHEPRLFSSGVALPLEHPVVYAALIDEDAYDFCLVMEDLTARGADPRDSLRPLTFEEARSGMRGLGRLHGRYWGDRVLQEPALGWLEPFEPFDGLQYAPLPSALEQLDDSTPPEVLSLSIDQLVEGVWKPYIRTLTTSPQTLLHGDPHIGNTYVTPDGEVGFLDWQVARRGNWSLDVGYFLQGALTVEDRREHERALLEEYRDALGLPADELPTSAEVWLRYRASVAHGLALWLATASSGGGLWQRLEVAVALAQRYANAYGDLDTPSAIAEIAS, encoded by the coding sequence ATGAGCTCACCCGCATTGTCAGTGCCCGCCGATTTCGCCGAGGTGTCGCCGAGCTGGATGACGGACGCCCTGGCCGCCCACTACCCCGGTGCCACGGTCAGCGACGTCGCGATAGACCTTCGCGACGACGGCACCAATCGTCGTGCGCGCCTTCGGTTGTGCTACTCCGAGGGCACGGGACCGACAACCGTCTTCGTCAAGGCCGCCGACCCGGACCACAAGGAGCTCATCCGGATGACCAGCGGCATGTTCCATGAGCCGCGGCTGTTCAGCTCGGGCGTCGCACTCCCGCTGGAGCATCCCGTCGTCTACGCCGCACTCATCGACGAAGATGCCTACGACTTCTGCCTCGTCATGGAGGACCTCACCGCGCGGGGTGCCGATCCCCGGGATTCCCTGCGGCCGCTGACGTTCGAGGAGGCCCGCTCCGGGATGCGCGGGCTCGGGCGCCTGCACGGACGGTACTGGGGAGACCGCGTGCTGCAGGAACCGGCCCTGGGCTGGCTGGAGCCCTTCGAGCCGTTCGACGGGTTGCAGTACGCGCCGCTGCCGAGCGCGCTGGAACAGCTCGACGACAGCACTCCACCCGAGGTGCTGTCGCTGTCGATCGACCAGCTGGTCGAAGGGGTGTGGAAGCCCTACATCCGGACGTTGACCACCTCGCCGCAGACGCTGCTGCACGGCGATCCGCACATCGGCAACACCTACGTCACGCCCGACGGTGAGGTCGGGTTCCTGGACTGGCAGGTCGCCCGTCGCGGCAACTGGTCACTGGATGTCGGGTACTTCCTGCAGGGCGCGCTGACCGTCGAGGACCGGCGCGAGCACGAGCGGGCGCTGCTGGAGGAATACCGCGACGCGCTCGGCCTGCCCGCCGACGAACTGCCCACCTCGGCCGAGGTGTGGCTGCGCTACCGAGCGTCGGTCGCACATGGACTGGCGCTGTGGCTGGCGACAGCCAGCAGCGGCGGCGGGCTCTGGCAGCGCCTCGAAGTTGCCGTCGCCCTGGCCCAGCGCTACGCCAATGCCTATGGCGATCTGGATACTCCGTCGGCGATCGCGGAGATCGCCTCGTAA
- a CDS encoding TetR/AcrR family transcriptional regulator codes for MSQPPGRPRDASLHAAILGAVREVLMESSYADLSMDGVAARAQVGKKTLYRRWASKAPLVAEAVLDAYGRGGSFDVPDTGDLGADLQCWLIEHGEFIAEPANAKLIRALVAAAAANSGDTEALYEQLSVPQRSGLVDRVRRAVDSGAVRPDVDPDAIANALMGTLLLQVMSSPVRSDDAAGRYGALVDALLSGVGSA; via the coding sequence ATGTCGCAACCGCCCGGCCGGCCTCGAGACGCATCGCTGCACGCGGCGATCCTCGGTGCCGTGCGCGAGGTGCTGATGGAGTCCAGCTACGCCGATCTCTCGATGGACGGCGTCGCGGCGCGCGCGCAGGTCGGCAAGAAGACGCTTTACCGGCGGTGGGCGTCGAAGGCGCCGCTGGTCGCCGAGGCGGTACTGGACGCCTACGGCCGTGGCGGTTCGTTCGACGTGCCCGACACCGGTGATCTCGGCGCGGACCTCCAGTGTTGGCTGATCGAGCACGGCGAGTTCATCGCAGAACCCGCCAACGCCAAGCTGATCCGTGCGCTCGTCGCTGCGGCCGCCGCGAATTCCGGTGATACCGAAGCGCTGTACGAACAACTCAGCGTTCCGCAGCGCAGCGGGCTCGTGGACAGGGTGCGCCGCGCGGTGGACAGCGGTGCCGTGCGCCCCGACGTCGACCCCGACGCCATCGCCAACGCACTGATGGGCACCCTGCTTCTGCAGGTCATGAGCAGCCCGGTGCGCAGCGACGACGCGGCGGGCCGGTACGGGGCTCTGGTGGATGCCCTGTTGAGCGGTGTCGGCTCGGCCTAG
- a CDS encoding LysR family transcriptional regulator → MHLEELQWFVVLAETEHVTEAAAELGVSQPTLSRALSRLEQDAGVPLFDRVGRRLHLNEYGRIMLEHARRSLAEVQAALDRIAALRDPDTGRVRLAFLHSLANWYVPEQLRRFRETAPKVQFDLFQGAAHEIARSILDGGSDIAITSPRPDPADFSWRRLYVERLCLAVPVGHRLAMRSRVSLSVAADEPFVALEKPFGLRQLTDELWVEAGIDPQIVFEASEIPTMEGLVAAGFGVAVVPVPRDGTEARVVHVPLSNSRAKREVGLAWARSRPLAPPSERFVDFLADG, encoded by the coding sequence GTGCATCTCGAGGAACTGCAGTGGTTCGTGGTGCTGGCCGAGACCGAACATGTCACCGAGGCCGCGGCCGAACTGGGGGTCAGTCAACCTACGCTGTCGCGCGCGCTGAGCAGACTCGAGCAGGACGCGGGTGTCCCGCTGTTCGACCGGGTCGGTCGTCGACTGCACCTCAACGAGTATGGGCGAATCATGCTCGAGCATGCCCGCCGCAGTCTGGCCGAAGTGCAGGCGGCTCTGGATCGCATTGCGGCCCTGCGGGATCCCGACACCGGCCGGGTGCGTCTGGCGTTCCTGCATTCACTGGCCAACTGGTATGTGCCCGAACAGCTTCGGCGCTTCCGAGAGACCGCGCCGAAGGTCCAATTCGACCTTTTTCAGGGTGCCGCGCACGAGATTGCCCGCAGCATTCTCGACGGCGGGTCCGACATCGCCATCACCTCACCCCGGCCGGACCCGGCGGACTTCTCCTGGCGCCGTCTCTATGTCGAGCGACTGTGTTTGGCCGTTCCTGTGGGGCACCGGCTCGCGATGCGCAGCCGGGTCAGCCTGTCGGTGGCGGCCGACGAACCGTTCGTCGCGCTCGAGAAACCGTTCGGGTTGCGGCAGTTGACCGATGAGCTGTGGGTCGAGGCCGGCATCGATCCACAGATCGTGTTCGAGGCCTCCGAGATCCCAACGATGGAGGGCTTGGTCGCGGCGGGGTTCGGAGTGGCGGTGGTGCCGGTGCCGCGGGACGGTACCGAGGCGAGGGTGGTCCATGTGCCCTTGTCGAACAGCCGGGCCAAACGCGAGGTCGGATTGGCCTGGGCGCGAAGCCGTCCGCTCGCGCCGCCCAGCGAGCGCTTTGTAGATTTCCTCGCCGACGGCTGA
- a CDS encoding MFS transporter: MTIDQSLERAWTGHTRGSTAYTRLLAALFCAGVATFAQLYSPQAVLPLISADLGVGAAHAALLISASTVGLAIGVIPWSALADRIGRVKAITVSVSGATLVGMLVPFAPTFGLLMAGRFLEGLLVGGVPAIAVAYLTEEVDRAHAARAAGTFVAGTTIGGLLGRLVSSPVAEFAGWRMGVFTVAVICGMAAMGFVKLAPEPRGFTPASHRGTNPEGSLAHRLAVNLRTPRQLVLFAQGFLLMGGFVALYNFLGYRLTAAPFGLPASVVSLVFLAYLAGTWASSRAGAEAARFGRRRVLLVSVAIMMTGVAITLSANVIAILIGLVVATAGFFGAHSTAAGWTGQAAPVGKAQASSLYNLFYYGGSSAVGWLGGVAFDEYGWTAVAVTILVLAGIAGSLAALMLRDG; the protein is encoded by the coding sequence GTGACCATTGACCAATCCCTGGAACGCGCCTGGACGGGGCACACCCGAGGCTCGACCGCCTACACGCGACTGCTGGCGGCGCTGTTCTGCGCGGGCGTGGCCACATTCGCGCAGCTGTACTCGCCGCAGGCCGTCCTGCCCCTGATCTCCGCGGACCTCGGCGTCGGTGCTGCCCATGCCGCACTTCTCATTTCGGCGTCCACCGTCGGTTTGGCGATCGGCGTGATCCCCTGGTCGGCGCTGGCCGACCGGATCGGCAGGGTCAAGGCCATCACGGTGTCCGTTTCCGGTGCCACGCTGGTCGGGATGCTGGTGCCCTTCGCCCCGACGTTCGGGCTGCTGATGGCAGGGCGGTTCCTCGAGGGACTGTTGGTCGGCGGGGTGCCGGCAATCGCGGTGGCCTACCTGACCGAAGAAGTCGACCGTGCGCATGCCGCCCGCGCCGCCGGCACGTTCGTGGCCGGAACGACGATCGGCGGTCTGCTCGGACGTTTGGTGTCGAGCCCGGTGGCCGAGTTCGCCGGTTGGCGCATGGGGGTCTTCACCGTCGCGGTCATCTGCGGGATGGCGGCGATGGGGTTCGTCAAATTGGCCCCCGAGCCGCGGGGTTTCACTCCGGCGTCGCACCGCGGCACCAATCCTGAGGGCAGTCTCGCGCACCGGCTCGCCGTGAACCTGCGCACACCGCGTCAGCTCGTGCTGTTCGCACAGGGCTTTCTGTTGATGGGCGGGTTCGTGGCCCTCTACAACTTCCTCGGCTACCGGTTGACGGCCGCGCCGTTCGGACTGCCTGCGTCGGTGGTGAGCCTGGTATTCCTGGCGTACCTGGCCGGAACGTGGGCGTCGTCGCGCGCCGGTGCCGAGGCAGCCCGCTTCGGGCGCAGGCGGGTGCTGCTCGTCTCGGTCGCGATCATGATGACAGGAGTCGCGATCACGTTGAGTGCCAACGTGATCGCGATCCTGATCGGGTTGGTGGTGGCCACGGCCGGGTTCTTTGGTGCGCATTCCACCGCCGCGGGGTGGACCGGGCAGGCCGCACCCGTCGGCAAAGCCCAGGCGTCGTCGCTCTACAACCTGTTCTACTACGGCGGCTCCAGCGCCGTCGGCTGGCTGGGCGGTGTGGCCTTTGATGAGTACGGGTGGACGGCGGTCGCGGTCACCATCCTGGTGCTGGCCGGCATCGCGGGATCGCTTGCGGCCCTGATGCTGCGGGACGGGTAA
- a CDS encoding MBL fold metallo-hydrolase: MSVDNISRAGELVPSRYAVPVGDIEVLVISDGVLPITASTLATTTPPAELAGWLDDQFLPRDVVDWPLNVVVVRTGDRTILVDAGLGVEFPDFPRAGQTVARLEAAGIDPGAVTDVVLTHLHMDHIGGLLTEGLKARLRSDLQVHVASREAEFWEKPDFTHTVMPQPIPDVLRRTATRFLNDYRGQLRPFETEYEVAPGVLVTRTGGHTPGHSVVRLESRGERLTFAGDAVFAPGFDNPEWQNGFEHDPEEAARVRVNLLREVAATGEALVATHLPFPSVCHVATAGDVFRCVPAVWDY; encoded by the coding sequence ATGAGTGTGGACAACATTTCCCGAGCCGGCGAGCTGGTTCCGTCGCGCTACGCGGTGCCGGTCGGTGATATCGAGGTGCTGGTGATCAGCGACGGGGTGCTGCCGATTACCGCGTCGACGCTGGCGACCACGACGCCCCCGGCCGAACTGGCGGGTTGGCTGGACGACCAGTTCCTACCCCGCGACGTCGTCGACTGGCCGCTCAACGTCGTAGTGGTGCGTACCGGTGACCGAACGATTCTCGTCGACGCCGGTCTCGGGGTGGAGTTCCCAGACTTTCCGCGGGCCGGGCAGACGGTTGCGCGCCTCGAGGCCGCCGGCATCGACCCCGGCGCAGTGACCGACGTCGTGCTCACCCACCTGCACATGGACCACATCGGCGGACTGCTCACCGAAGGTCTCAAGGCGCGGCTTCGCTCGGACCTGCAGGTGCACGTGGCCAGCCGGGAGGCAGAGTTCTGGGAGAAGCCCGACTTCACCCACACCGTCATGCCGCAACCGATCCCGGATGTGCTGCGCAGGACCGCAACCCGGTTCCTGAACGACTACCGCGGGCAACTGCGGCCGTTCGAGACGGAATACGAAGTGGCGCCGGGCGTGCTCGTCACTCGCACCGGCGGTCACACTCCCGGGCACAGCGTCGTTCGGTTGGAGTCCCGCGGTGAACGGCTGACATTCGCCGGCGACGCGGTGTTCGCACCCGGCTTCGACAATCCGGAGTGGCAGAACGGCTTTGAGCACGATCCGGAGGAAGCCGCCCGCGTCCGGGTGAATCTGCTGCGTGAGGTCGCCGCGACCGGTGAGGCGCTGGTGGCCACTCACCTGCCATTCCCGTCGGTCTGCCATGTGGCGACCGCCGGCGATGTGTTCCGCTGTGTGCCTGCCGTCTGGGACTACTGA
- a CDS encoding nitroreductase yields MSSLPDAATLETVLDVAARAPSLRNLQPWRWQVDSEAVHLYADWSRRAGDAPADRRDVLLGCGAVLDHCVVAMAAAGWHPSVRRFPDRADTSHLAILEVVEQPPQGGWRELASAIPRRRADRRPYGSRPIAPGTLELLYIRARRLDVDVRVVPTSRWTRIGDGTVELRYPTAAEQSGETPDGAVLLVLGTRRDDDDMRLRAGEALSLVTLTATAMGFASCPLTEPLNDTKSRLALACEVFDGATYPQALIRVGLPLDDAEPLPPTDRRAARDITVWTNR; encoded by the coding sequence GTGAGCTCCTTGCCCGACGCGGCGACGCTGGAAACAGTGCTGGACGTCGCTGCCCGCGCCCCGTCCCTGCGCAACCTGCAGCCGTGGCGCTGGCAGGTCGACAGCGAGGCCGTCCACCTGTACGCGGACTGGAGTCGGCGGGCCGGTGACGCCCCGGCGGACCGGCGCGACGTCCTCCTCGGCTGCGGGGCGGTTCTCGACCACTGCGTCGTCGCGATGGCCGCCGCGGGCTGGCACCCGAGTGTCCGGCGGTTCCCCGACCGTGCAGACACCAGCCATCTGGCGATCCTGGAAGTGGTCGAGCAGCCGCCTCAGGGTGGGTGGCGCGAGCTGGCCTCGGCCATACCGCGGCGCCGCGCCGACCGCCGCCCATACGGCTCTCGGCCGATAGCGCCCGGCACGCTGGAGTTGCTGTACATCCGGGCCAGGCGGCTGGATGTGGATGTGCGGGTTGTCCCGACGTCGCGGTGGACTCGGATCGGCGACGGCACCGTCGAGCTTCGGTACCCAACGGCCGCCGAGCAGTCCGGAGAAACACCCGATGGCGCAGTGCTCCTGGTCCTGGGCACTCGCCGCGATGATGACGACATGCGCTTGCGAGCCGGGGAAGCGCTCAGCCTCGTGACGCTGACGGCCACCGCGATGGGTTTCGCGAGCTGCCCGCTGACCGAGCCGTTGAACGACACCAAAAGCCGACTTGCGCTGGCATGCGAGGTGTTCGACGGTGCGACGTATCCGCAAGCCCTGATCCGTGTCGGACTCCCGTTGGACGATGCCGAGCCGCTGCCTCCGACCGACCGTCGAGCGGCCCGCGATATCACCGTGTGGACCAATCGATAG
- a CDS encoding MlaD family protein, whose translation MKFSARTTLVILVVMTLAGAAYMSFGVLDMGPTKQVTRLTLLLNSSGGLMPTSEVTMRGIKVGRVTAIQTTATGLAVSMDVDRKYQVPADSAISVENLSAAGEQYIDFRPTVIAPPYFADGAVIPPDRVAPIVTASDLLTRANVLFTALNLDQIHSIINDMSAAFKGNDETIDSLAVTAGLTAKVIRDDKELLNTLFSNVSTFTTNLGDIHAGEIISETGKLLPKSVPAFLQLVHQIEILSHTGIGVIGPQDPAGILVAKFGEWLDMLAGPLGTFATILQPAMAPLHDIKIDAGHWLDFWESTFNDTGGVRVQLNVPEWHQ comes from the coding sequence ATGAAGTTCAGTGCGCGCACCACGCTGGTGATCCTGGTGGTGATGACTCTGGCCGGCGCGGCCTACATGTCGTTCGGCGTGCTCGACATGGGCCCGACCAAACAGGTCACGCGACTCACGTTGCTGCTCAACTCTTCCGGTGGCTTGATGCCCACCTCGGAAGTGACGATGCGCGGTATCAAGGTCGGCCGGGTAACCGCTATTCAGACCACCGCAACCGGACTTGCTGTCTCGATGGACGTCGACCGCAAATACCAGGTCCCTGCCGACAGCGCCATCAGCGTGGAGAACCTGTCGGCGGCCGGTGAACAGTACATCGACTTCCGCCCCACAGTGATCGCGCCGCCCTACTTCGCCGACGGCGCGGTGATCCCGCCAGACCGGGTCGCCCCGATCGTGACCGCCAGCGACCTGCTCACCAGGGCCAATGTTCTTTTCACGGCACTGAACCTCGACCAGATCCACAGCATCATCAACGACATGTCCGCGGCGTTCAAGGGCAACGACGAGACCATCGACTCGCTGGCCGTCACTGCCGGGTTGACCGCGAAGGTCATCCGTGACGACAAGGAACTGTTGAACACGTTGTTCAGCAATGTGTCGACGTTCACCACCAACCTCGGCGATATTCATGCCGGCGAAATCATCAGCGAGACAGGCAAACTACTGCCGAAATCGGTGCCTGCCTTCTTGCAGCTGGTCCACCAGATCGAGATCCTGTCACACACCGGCATCGGTGTGATCGGCCCGCAGGACCCGGCTGGGATCCTGGTCGCCAAGTTCGGCGAATGGCTCGACATGCTCGCCGGCCCGCTGGGTACTTTCGCCACCATCCTGCAGCCCGCGATGGCACCATTACACGACATCAAGATTGACGCCGGGCACTGGCTGGACTTCTGGGAATCGACGTTCAACGACACCGGCGGCGTTCGGGTGCAGCTCAACGTACCCGAGTGGCACCAATGA